GAAACCGGGGTCTTTCCATGAAAATCGCTTGTGCAATGATCGCAACACTTATCCTTGCTATAACCCTCTCATCCTGCGGCAACACCATTCGCGGGATGGGCCAGGACACAGCCAACACAGTGAACGCCACGCAAAACGCCGGACATCGCGTCGCCAACGCAGCTAAATAGGATCCATTGGCCCGTCGCCTCGTCAGGCCGACGGGCTAATGCCGGACCGGGAACGCATCCGCTTGTTGCTAGGAAGTTATTGTCGCCACCAGGGCTCATTGGATAGGCACCCAGGACGCATTTTTCACCCGCCCATCAGATATCGCCGATGGCACTCTCCTTTTTCAGACGTTCAGGCCGACCAAAGAAAAGATCATCAGCGTCAGAAACATCCCCCTGCCGCAATTCGGTTTGCTCTTATCCAGCCTAGCTTCGCTTCGCCACGCAGACGCGACCATGTTGACGACGGCGAATTCCGTTCGGACGAACAGGTGCGGCTGCGGGGAAATCCCTTTCTCGATTGTGAAACAGGCAGGCCGCGAGTTTCGCCGCAATGACCACCGCTTCCGCTCGCGCAATGAGTGCGGAATACATCAGGCATTTGCTGTCAGGGTGTTGCACATCCGCACTCGACTCCCGCAATGCCCGGTGCTTCAATTTTCTGCGGCTGGGAGGGAGAATGCACATGTCCTATGAGTGGAGCGAGGCCAAGTCACGCCGGCGATACCTTATAAAGTTCGCTTCTGTTTGGTTAGTTGCTATTGCACTGGCCTGTCTGCCAGTTTGGTGGTTGGTGCAGGAGACCGCGCTCAAAGCTGCTAACATGTAACCTGAAGGCCGTTCGTCCAGGTTAAAAATGCCTCCGGCTGGAGGAGATCGAGCCGAAGGCATTCTTCACGAGGTAACGCAGCGATCGAGAGGGGCGATCTTGCCTCTGGGGAGGTCTAGGCGGCCGCGTCTTTTTACGAACCTCTACCATTTGCTTTGGTTCCAGATAATTCTCAAGAAAATCGCCGACCAGCTGAACGGATCTCAAGGGGGGCGCCAATCGACCTCAGCGACCGGATGCGGATCGAGCATACTGACCGCTGCCGCTCGAACGACGGCTCAGGGACGAGTGCCGGAGGAGGCGGGAACCAACGGACAAAAATCTCGCTTCCGTCACCTTTCCCATTGAACCAGAGTTGATAGATTCAATCCAGCGGTGGGGACCGTCCCGGCGCGCTTTGGCGCGGGGCGTGAGATGGTCCGGCAAGCCGGCCATCCTCTTGCGCCGGTCATATGCGCTCCTTCGTTAGGCGACGGCGACCATAAGCGAAGTAGGAAAGCGATCGCGCCCCCTACCCCGCAGCACTGTCTGCGTGCCATCCGTTGCTGTCCTTGAGATTCTCTACCGAGGCGTCCGTGGAAACCTGCCGTCGGATCATAGCGAGGTCACAACAAGTGAGCTGTCAAGATCGCATATTCGCGGACAGCTGGATTGCTGGTCGTGGGTTTAGTCGTGCTCACGGAACCGCAGTTCGCCTGCCAACCGGGAGGCAGCTTTCATTCTGGTCGGCTGCGCGACGCTTGGCCGTCGCAGTCAAGCCGCGGCGCGATTCCGATCCTGCCGACGCAGTCACCGTTTGCTCGCCCTGCCGTGCCGCCGTCGCTTTCGCCGGTAGGT
This genomic window from Sinorhizobium sp. B11 contains:
- a CDS encoding entericidin; its protein translation is MIATLILAITLSSCGNTIRGMGQDTANTVNATQNAGHRVANAAK